A section of the Methanocellales archaeon genome encodes:
- a CDS encoding adenylate kinase family protein, protein MKVGITGTPGTGKSAVCEILQKYYPVIDLNQLIKEKKFYTKKDRERNTLVADTDVLLKYVSNYSKGVKQTAIFEGHLAHHLPLDMVIVLRASPSELKRRLSKKGFDEAKIKENVEAEALDVILVEALERHENVHEIDTSKKDVTEVVSCIMEIIDGSEKYRPGSIDWSGELFG, encoded by the coding sequence TTGAAGGTTGGCATCACAGGAACTCCAGGGACCGGCAAAAGTGCAGTCTGCGAAATCCTCCAAAAATACTACCCTGTGATCGATCTGAATCAACTCATCAAGGAAAAGAAATTCTATACGAAAAAAGATCGAGAGCGCAATACTCTGGTCGCAGATACGGATGTGCTCCTAAAATATGTGTCAAATTATTCGAAGGGCGTAAAACAAACGGCCATATTTGAGGGGCATTTGGCGCATCATCTTCCCTTGGATATGGTCATTGTGCTTAGGGCATCACCTTCTGAGCTCAAGAGACGGCTGAGCAAAAAGGGATTTGATGAAGCCAAGATAAAGGAGAATGTGGAGGCCGAAGCACTGGATGTCATACTCGTTGAAGCACTTGAAAGGCATGAAAATGTACATGAGATAGATACGTCTAAGAAGGATGTAACCGAGGTTGTGAGCTGTATCATGGAGATCATCGATGGCTCGGAAAAGTACCGTCCGGGGTCAATTGATTGGAGCGGAGAGTTATTCGGATGA
- a CDS encoding CDP-alcohol phosphatidyltransferase family protein, with the protein MTLESFRPFFRGLIDPIASALEDLGAGPNSLSVASLFFAALAGISLYFRFLFLAGLMVFLNAASDALDGALARRIGTADLRGDFLDHVIDRYADIFIVCGIFFGGYAPWQIGVAAITGVLLTSYLGTQAQAVNIGRYYGGILGRADRLVVIFIAIIANSVYSEDIYGLPLLGWVLLLIAITSHFTAIQRFIRIWQELSK; encoded by the coding sequence ATGACCCTTGAATCGTTCAGACCATTTTTTAGGGGGCTTATAGACCCGATAGCAAGTGCACTAGAGGATCTGGGTGCTGGTCCAAATTCCTTATCAGTTGCATCGCTATTTTTCGCAGCACTGGCAGGTATTTCCCTCTATTTCAGGTTTTTATTCCTTGCTGGGCTCATGGTCTTTCTAAATGCAGCCTCTGATGCACTGGATGGGGCACTTGCACGCCGTATTGGTACGGCAGACTTGCGAGGTGACTTTCTAGATCATGTGATCGATAGATATGCTGATATATTCATCGTATGTGGAATCTTCTTTGGAGGCTATGCACCTTGGCAGATCGGCGTTGCTGCGATCACAGGCGTGTTATTAACGAGTTATCTAGGGACACAAGCACAGGCTGTGAATATTGGAAGATATTACGGCGGAATTTTGGGCAGGGCTGATAGGCTGGTAGTTATATTTATCGCGATAATCGCAAATTCGGTCTACTCGGAGGACATTTATGGGTTGCCCCTTCTTGGGTGGGTACTGCTCCTAATAGCAATTACTAGCCATTTTACAGCCATTCAACGATTTATACGCATCTGGCAGGAGCTCTCTAAGTAG